In a single window of the Novosphingobium sp. IK01 genome:
- a CDS encoding acyl carrier protein, with translation MTREDIVTTLTGIFRDIFFDDDLVLRDDMTADDVEDWTSLTHINLILAVEEAFEIKIRSNEIEKLTDVRALVDLIAKKVA, from the coding sequence ATGACCCGCGAGGATATCGTCACCACGTTGACCGGCATTTTTCGTGATATCTTCTTTGATGACGATCTCGTGCTGCGCGACGACATGACCGCCGACGATGTCGAGGACTGGACCTCGCTCACCCACATCAACCTGATCCTTGCGGTCGAGGAAGCCTTCGAGATCAAGATCCGTTCGAACGAGATCGAGAAGCTGACCGATGTGCGCGCGCTGGTCGACCTGATCGCAAAGAAGGTGGCGTGA
- a CDS encoding HAD-IIIC family phosphatase, protein MAVGAVGGLDWLVRGSDLPALVEDGTGQGQAALAAGLGLLAQRDLSFSQMLKVDRQLRSLGQDGLERGGLAPLRLAVLGSASLDHLLPGLRVAGVRHGFALEIFRGEYGQYWHEIMDADGPLRAFAPDAVLLALDAGHLVGEGVDPAGEVRLEETFARLREGWATLIGATGAQVIQQAALPRLPALMGGNEHRLAGSPAHLVAAFNRRLRGEADAAGVDVLALDEAAAADGLAVWHDRVLWLKARQEVSPLAAQHYGELAMRLVAARRGRSAKCLVLDLDNTLWGGVIGDDGLEGIALGQGSPEGEAFLAFQRHVLGLMERGVILAVCSKNDEANALLPFEKHPDMLLRREHITAFLANWDDKATNLRRIAERIGIGLDALVFVDDNPFERELVRQTLPMVRVPEMPEDAAFYAERLARAGYFEALALTQEDAGRTALYAARAAREAARAQATDLGAYLAGLDMVLEWQRVDSLGLARAAQLTAKTNQFNLTTRRYTQAQLAALIDDPHALVLQFRLRDRYGDNGVIAIVVATPGADETDVLVLDAWLMSCRVLGRGVEAACLAVLAQAARAMGARALDGLYLPSGRNGMVRDHYAGLGFARLAGAGEEAAGATRWRFDLAGRDGAAELAGAIRIVPEPGA, encoded by the coding sequence ATGGCAGTGGGGGCAGTTGGGGGGCTCGACTGGTTGGTGCGCGGCAGCGATCTGCCGGCCCTTGTCGAGGATGGAACCGGGCAAGGGCAGGCGGCGCTCGCTGCGGGCCTTGGTCTGTTGGCACAGCGTGATCTTTCCTTTTCGCAGATGCTGAAGGTGGATCGCCAGTTGCGCTCCCTCGGGCAGGATGGGCTGGAGCGCGGGGGGCTTGCGCCTTTGCGGCTGGCGGTGCTGGGCTCGGCCAGCCTTGATCATCTGTTGCCCGGATTGCGGGTGGCGGGGGTGCGCCATGGTTTTGCGCTTGAGATCTTTCGTGGCGAGTATGGCCAGTATTGGCACGAGATCATGGATGCGGATGGTCCTTTGCGGGCCTTTGCGCCCGATGCCGTGTTGCTGGCGCTCGATGCCGGGCATCTGGTGGGCGAGGGGGTCGATCCGGCTGGCGAGGTGCGGCTGGAGGAAACCTTTGCCCGGCTGCGCGAGGGGTGGGCCACGCTGATCGGCGCGACCGGCGCGCAAGTGATCCAGCAGGCGGCCTTGCCCCGGTTACCCGCGCTGATGGGAGGGAACGAGCATCGGCTGGCGGGCTCTCCGGCGCATCTGGTCGCTGCGTTCAACCGGCGGTTGCGCGGGGAGGCCGATGCGGCCGGGGTGGATGTGCTGGCGCTCGACGAGGCGGCGGCGGCCGACGGGCTGGCCGTCTGGCACGACCGGGTGTTGTGGCTCAAGGCGCGGCAGGAGGTCTCGCCGCTTGCTGCGCAGCATTATGGCGAGCTGGCGATGCGGCTGGTGGCGGCGCGGCGCGGGCGGTCGGCCAAGTGTCTGGTGCTCGATCTCGACAACACGCTGTGGGGCGGGGTGATCGGCGACGACGGGCTGGAAGGGATCGCGCTGGGGCAGGGCAGCCCCGAGGGCGAGGCCTTTCTGGCGTTCCAGCGCCATGTGCTCGGCCTGATGGAGCGCGGGGTCATTCTGGCGGTCTGTTCGAAGAACGACGAGGCCAATGCCCTGCTGCCGTTCGAGAAGCACCCCGACATGCTGTTGCGGCGCGAGCATATTACCGCCTTCCTCGCCAACTGGGACGACAAGGCGACCAATCTGCGCCGTATTGCCGAAAGGATCGGTATCGGGCTCGACGCGCTGGTATTCGTTGACGACAATCCGTTCGAGCGCGAGCTGGTGCGCCAGACCCTGCCGATGGTGCGCGTGCCCGAGATGCCCGAAGATGCCGCATTCTATGCCGAGCGGCTGGCGCGGGCGGGCTATTTCGAGGCGCTGGCGCTCACGCAGGAGGATGCCGGGCGCACCGCGCTCTATGCAGCCAGGGCCGCGCGCGAGGCGGCGCGCGCGCAGGCGACCGATCTGGGCGCCTATCTGGCCGGGCTCGACATGGTGCTCGAATGGCAGCGGGTCGACAGCCTCGGCCTTGCCCGCGCGGCCCAGCTGACAGCCAAGACCAACCAGTTCAACCTGACCACGCGGCGTTATACGCAGGCGCAACTGGCCGCCCTGATCGACGATCCGCATGCGCTGGTGCTCCAGTTCCGCCTGCGCGACCGCTATGGCGACAATGGCGTGATCGCGATTGTGGTGGCCACGCCCGGAGCAGATGAGACCGATGTGCTGGTCCTCGATGCCTGGTTGATGAGCTGCCGGGTGCTGGGGCGCGGGGTCGAGGCGGCGTGTCTGGCGGTCTTGGCGCAGGCGGCGCGGGCGATGGGCGCGCGGGCGCTGGACGGGCTCTATCTGCCGAGCGGGCGCAATGGCATGGTGCGCGACCATTATGCCGGGCTGGGGTTTGCGCGTCTTGCCGGTGCGGGAGAAGAGGCAGCCGGGGCCACGCGCTGGCGGTTCGATCTGGCGGGGCGGGACGGCGCGGCGGAGTTGGCTGGCGCGATCCGCATCGTGCCCGAGCCGGGCGCATGA
- a CDS encoding MarR family winged helix-turn-helix transcriptional regulator: MTKAQTDPQGGNQQDHDRADIGAINAILGFHIRLAHGVCLRHFTETFAELGLTQKQVSVLWLVDDHPGIAQTDLAQRLQMDRATTMAIINRLQAKHLLRRDRSAHDGRKQALHLEPEGHAMLARAKLAIGEHEAWVKRNFSDAEVKTLIALLSRIHE; the protein is encoded by the coding sequence ATGACCAAAGCGCAAACCGATCCGCAGGGCGGAAATCAGCAGGACCATGACCGCGCCGATATCGGCGCGATCAACGCCATTCTGGGCTTCCACATCCGCCTTGCCCACGGGGTCTGCCTGCGCCATTTCACCGAGACGTTCGCTGAACTCGGTCTCACGCAGAAGCAGGTCTCGGTGCTCTGGCTGGTCGATGATCATCCCGGCATCGCCCAGACCGATCTGGCCCAGCGGCTCCAGATGGACCGCGCCACGACAATGGCGATCATCAACCGGCTTCAGGCCAAGCACCTGCTACGGCGCGACCGTTCGGCGCACGACGGGCGCAAGCAGGCGCTCCACCTCGAACCCGAAGGCCATGCCATGCTCGCGCGGGCCAAGCTGGCCATCGGCGAGCACGAGGCCTGGGTGAAGCGGAACTTTTCCGATGCCGAGGTCAAGACCCTGATCGCATTGCTCTCCCGCATTCACGAGTAG
- a CDS encoding oligosaccharide flippase family protein — MLIRQTLLYLPAQIVAPLVQFASILVWARLMTPRDLGVVTLTIAVQEVYFALFFGWWQRYVLRFVRTFADTTARRQFLGCETLALLASGAAQSLAVVPLAAALEGGLPDPAMLALVEGFMITRSTSAYFADRARAEARIALYSLVQTCGPMAGFAIGVLLLLAHGSSAQAVLLGFLLAQGLGLVAALAMSDALRRPPAYDRPVFHTAIAFGGAVMIATLLATLAFALPRFIVSGALGMAAMGTFAVGYGLGLRASSFAVTLVTAGAYPLVVRRMEQEGIEAASAQLRQNMVLVALAVMPVACGLLAINRLIIDVLVESRFREATASILPLATIGGLFRYLRAHTSDQVFALCLRPGYGTAIAALDIVVAAASTWIGLRWLGLAGAALGPMISGLCTLLASFALSRRRFGFHAPLGTFARILAAATLMGLGVRAIPLVHTAPMLLLAIGLGVLFYGAALGLAMPREARGLLATLAARLRARRAQRPA; from the coding sequence ATGTTGATTCGACAAACCCTGCTCTATCTGCCCGCCCAGATCGTGGCCCCTCTCGTCCAGTTCGCCTCGATTCTGGTCTGGGCTCGCCTGATGACCCCGCGCGACCTTGGTGTGGTCACGCTCACCATTGCGGTGCAAGAGGTTTATTTTGCGCTGTTTTTCGGATGGTGGCAGCGATACGTGCTGCGCTTCGTGCGCACGTTTGCCGACACCACCGCCCGGCGCCAGTTTCTGGGCTGCGAAACCCTCGCCCTGCTCGCATCGGGCGCCGCGCAAAGTCTGGCCGTGGTGCCACTGGCCGCAGCACTGGAAGGCGGCCTGCCCGATCCGGCCATGCTCGCGCTCGTCGAAGGGTTCATGATCACCCGCTCGACCAGCGCCTACTTTGCCGACCGTGCCCGTGCCGAAGCGCGGATCGCGCTCTACAGTCTCGTGCAGACTTGCGGGCCGATGGCCGGATTTGCCATCGGGGTGCTGCTGTTGCTGGCCCACGGCTCATCGGCGCAAGCGGTCCTGCTCGGCTTCCTGCTTGCCCAGGGCCTCGGGCTGGTTGCCGCACTGGCGATGAGCGATGCCTTGCGCCGTCCACCTGCATACGACCGCCCGGTTTTTCACACCGCCATCGCGTTCGGGGGCGCGGTGATGATCGCCACCCTGCTGGCCACGCTGGCCTTTGCCCTGCCCCGCTTCATCGTGAGCGGCGCGCTGGGCATGGCGGCGATGGGCACGTTCGCGGTGGGCTATGGGCTGGGCCTGCGCGCCTCGTCGTTTGCGGTCACGCTGGTGACGGCCGGGGCCTATCCGCTGGTAGTCCGGCGAATGGAACAGGAGGGGATCGAGGCCGCCTCTGCCCAGTTGCGGCAGAACATGGTGCTCGTGGCGCTGGCGGTCATGCCGGTGGCCTGCGGCCTGCTCGCCATCAACCGGCTGATCATCGACGTGCTGGTCGAAAGCCGCTTCCGCGAGGCGACTGCCAGCATCCTGCCGCTGGCCACGATTGGCGGGCTGTTTCGCTATCTGCGCGCGCACACCAGCGATCAGGTCTTCGCGCTGTGCCTGCGCCCCGGCTATGGAACCGCGATTGCCGCGCTCGACATCGTGGTGGCTGCGGCCTCGACATGGATCGGCCTGCGCTGGCTGGGGCTGGCGGGAGCCGCACTCGGGCCAATGATCTCGGGCCTGTGCACGCTGCTGGCCAGCTTCGCACTCTCGCGCAGGCGCTTCGGGTTTCACGCCCCGCTCGGCACTTTTGCGCGGATTCTGGCCGCGGCAACGCTGATGGGACTGGGCGTCCGGGCCATCCCGCTGGTCCATACCGCGCCGATGCTGCTGCTGGCGATCGGGCTGGGCGTGCTGTTCTATGGCGCGGCGCTGGGGCTGGCGATGCCGCGCGAGGCGCGCGGCCTTCTTGCCACGCTGGCAGCACGCCTGCGCGCCAGACGCGCGCAGCGACCGGCCTGA
- a CDS encoding SGNH/GDSL hydrolase family protein — MSMGNLAFAQLGSLRTQAGQALDAARSPGLHWAATYRGPLADDPLALATAAPGVTMGAVGAGTTISGGLAIANTAAQITRLGAWQATSDSVFIASDRTGGRIRFNLFGPRVDVRVARSTTSTRGFSILVDGKLLTRTPFDQAVAAFAAKSTASSARQWMQIDFGANTQTYALVRASVGVAGTGYAVGDTITVAGGTFASPAVLRVTGVNAGAVTNVCVQTPGSYTLPPNAPLAQSTTSGSGTGFQATGPIWQKLQSTATRRLIEIVFDYGTMFGGLTLPPGSAVTAADPVSSPKLVIAGDSITEYLMADYAVGTWAWQVARRLNLAERFVPYGTAGRGWLMSTPFSLDVAGIIAEAPDFLVIALGTNDALGAVDPATLTATVTARLNELRAALPAVRIVVAGPFAGDGSGTATAAIAAGVAAANAPQWLRFIDFRALGVYSETSPWACVGNTPSTTDVHPSQAGHDVIGAALAPLIGAAFREMALVL; from the coding sequence ATGAGCATGGGCAATCTCGCCTTCGCGCAACTGGGCTCGCTGCGTACCCAGGCCGGACAGGCTCTCGACGCCGCGCGGTCCCCCGGCCTGCACTGGGCCGCGACCTATCGCGGGCCGCTGGCCGACGATCCCCTCGCGCTGGCGACCGCCGCGCCGGGTGTGACGATGGGCGCCGTGGGCGCTGGCACGACCATTTCGGGCGGGCTGGCCATTGCCAATACCGCCGCGCAGATCACCCGCCTTGGCGCCTGGCAGGCCACCTCCGACAGCGTGTTCATCGCCTCGGACCGAACCGGCGGGCGCATCCGCTTCAACCTGTTCGGCCCCCGCGTCGATGTGCGGGTCGCCCGTTCGACCACCAGCACGCGCGGTTTCTCGATTCTCGTCGATGGCAAGCTCCTGACCCGCACCCCGTTCGATCAGGCCGTGGCCGCCTTTGCCGCCAAGTCCACCGCATCGAGCGCGCGCCAGTGGATGCAGATCGACTTTGGCGCCAACACCCAGACTTATGCCCTCGTGCGCGCAAGTGTCGGCGTGGCAGGCACCGGCTATGCCGTGGGTGACACCATCACCGTTGCAGGCGGCACATTTGCCAGCCCTGCCGTGCTGCGGGTCACCGGGGTCAATGCCGGAGCGGTGACCAATGTCTGCGTGCAGACCCCCGGCTCCTACACGCTCCCGCCCAATGCCCCGCTCGCCCAGTCCACCACTTCAGGCAGCGGCACCGGCTTTCAGGCGACCGGCCCGATCTGGCAAAAACTCCAGAGCACCGCGACCAGACGCCTGATCGAGATCGTCTTCGATTATGGCACGATGTTCGGCGGGCTGACCCTGCCCCCCGGCAGCGCAGTGACCGCCGCCGATCCGGTCTCCTCGCCCAAGCTGGTGATCGCGGGCGACAGCATCACCGAATATCTGATGGCCGACTATGCGGTGGGAACATGGGCCTGGCAGGTGGCGCGGCGCCTGAACCTTGCCGAACGCTTCGTTCCCTATGGCACGGCAGGGCGGGGCTGGCTGATGAGCACGCCCTTTTCGCTCGATGTGGCCGGAATCATCGCCGAAGCGCCCGATTTCCTCGTGATCGCGCTGGGCACCAACGATGCGCTCGGCGCCGTCGATCCGGCCACGCTGACCGCCACCGTCACCGCCCGCCTCAACGAATTGCGCGCCGCCCTGCCCGCCGTGCGGATCGTGGTCGCCGGGCCTTTTGCCGGGGATGGCAGCGGAACCGCCACCGCCGCGATTGCCGCAGGGGTTGCCGCCGCCAATGCCCCCCAATGGCTGCGCTTCATCGATTTTCGCGCGCTCGGGGTCTATTCGGAAACCAGCCCCTGGGCCTGCGTCGGCAATACCCCCTCGACCACTGACGTTCACCCCAGTCAGGCCGGGCATGATGTGATCGGCGCGGCGCTGGCCCCGCTGATCGGGGCCGCGTTCAGGGAAATGGCGCTGGTCCTGTGA
- a CDS encoding ADP-ribose pyrophosphatase: protein MSGASPGANGQSAQIVGRTLVYDGWYRLHRLEVAMPDGARVERHLLDNGSAVAVLPYDPVRRTCMVITQPRAAVLEAGEAPLIEAIAGALDGIDPAARIREEAMEEAGLRLDALEPVCKMWSLPPISTERIDLFLARYAATDRVGAGGGAEGEHECITVIEMGLDALRDLVVAGRLSDAKTLILAQALMLRHPDLF, encoded by the coding sequence GTGAGCGGCGCAAGCCCCGGCGCAAATGGCCAGAGCGCACAGATCGTCGGGCGCACGCTGGTCTATGATGGGTGGTATCGCCTGCACCGGCTGGAGGTGGCCATGCCCGATGGCGCCCGTGTGGAGCGGCATCTGCTCGACAATGGCAGTGCGGTGGCCGTGCTGCCCTACGATCCGGTGCGGCGCACGTGCATGGTCATCACCCAGCCGCGCGCGGCGGTGCTGGAGGCGGGGGAGGCGCCGCTGATCGAGGCCATCGCGGGCGCACTCGACGGGATCGATCCGGCCGCGCGTATCCGCGAGGAAGCGATGGAGGAGGCGGGCCTTCGCCTCGACGCGCTGGAACCGGTGTGCAAGATGTGGTCGCTTCCGCCGATTTCGACCGAGCGGATCGACCTGTTCCTGGCCCGCTATGCCGCCACCGACCGCGTGGGGGCAGGCGGCGGGGCCGAGGGCGAGCATGAATGCATCACCGTGATCGAGATGGGTCTTGATGCCTTGCGTGATCTGGTCGTGGCGGGCAGGTTGAGCGATGCCAAGACGCTGATCCTCGCGCAGGCGCTGATGCTGCGCCATCCCGACTTGTTTTGA
- a CDS encoding MFS transporter → MRDDSLFDNRLRDDPREVIHHSPMGLRQWVAVALMIGLNALDGFDVLSSAFAAPGIAREWGVGRDALGVVLSMELIGMGFGSIVMGGAADRFGRRPTILACLVVMTLGMGLATTATGPAMLGGWRLLTGLGIGGMLAATNAVVAEISSVKGRSLALSLMVIGYPLGATVGGMIAAVLLRSGEWRHVFAFGALATACFLPLVHVFVPETPAWFLARRPTDALARINRSLAAFRLPAALALPPVEPAGARAGLLDILRPGLVGTTVLLTLGYAFHCVTFYYILKWSPKIVADFGYTQAQAASVLVWANLGGALGGGLFGLLMHRFGIKWPTIGVLVAGSLAVCVFGLGASSLDGWRFAVFCTGFTTNAAMVGFYAAFAHGFPARVRATGTGFAIGAGRIGAAGSPILAGELFHAAGLSLLTVSVVMALGSLAAAGALLMLRLREA, encoded by the coding sequence ATGCGCGATGATTCGCTGTTCGACAATCGGCTGCGTGACGATCCGCGCGAGGTAATCCATCATTCTCCGATGGGGCTGCGCCAGTGGGTGGCGGTGGCCCTGATGATCGGCCTCAATGCGCTCGACGGGTTCGATGTCTTGTCCAGTGCCTTTGCCGCGCCGGGGATCGCCCGCGAATGGGGGGTGGGGCGCGATGCGCTGGGCGTGGTGCTCTCGATGGAGCTGATCGGGATGGGGTTCGGCTCGATTGTCATGGGCGGGGCGGCCGACCGTTTTGGCCGACGCCCGACGATCCTGGCGTGCCTCGTGGTCATGACCCTGGGCATGGGGTTGGCGACAACCGCGACAGGCCCGGCCATGCTGGGCGGCTGGCGCCTGCTGACCGGGCTGGGCATCGGCGGCATGCTGGCCGCGACCAATGCCGTGGTGGCCGAGATCAGCAGCGTGAAGGGGCGCAGTCTTGCGCTTTCGCTGATGGTGATCGGTTATCCGCTGGGGGCGACGGTGGGCGGCATGATCGCCGCTGTCCTGTTGCGCAGCGGGGAATGGCGCCATGTCTTTGCCTTTGGCGCACTGGCCACGGCCTGTTTCCTGCCGCTCGTCCATGTCTTCGTGCCCGAGACACCCGCGTGGTTCCTCGCCCGCCGCCCGACCGATGCGCTGGCACGGATCAACCGCTCGCTCGCGGCCTTCCGGCTTCCTGCCGCCCTTGCGTTGCCCCCTGTCGAACCGGCGGGGGCACGCGCGGGGCTGCTCGACATCCTGCGGCCCGGCCTTGTCGGCACGACGGTCCTGCTCACACTGGGCTATGCGTTCCACTGCGTGACGTTCTACTACATCCTCAAGTGGAGCCCCAAGATCGTCGCCGATTTCGGCTATACGCAGGCACAGGCGGCCAGTGTGCTGGTCTGGGCCAATCTGGGCGGGGCGCTGGGGGGCGGACTGTTTGGCCTGCTGATGCACCGTTTCGGCATCAAGTGGCCGACGATTGGTGTGCTGGTCGCGGGCAGTCTGGCGGTCTGCGTGTTTGGTCTGGGGGCGTCCTCGCTCGATGGCTGGCGCTTTGCAGTGTTCTGCACGGGCTTTACCACCAATGCGGCGATGGTCGGTTTCTATGCCGCCTTTGCCCATGGTTTCCCGGCCAGGGTCCGCGCGACGGGCACGGGCTTTGCCATTGGCGCGGGGCGCATCGGGGCGGCAGGATCGCCGATTCTGGCGGGCGAGCTGTTCCATGCCGCCGGTTTGTCGCTGCTGACGGTTTCGGTGGTGATGGCGCTGGGTTCGCTGGCCGCGGCGGGAGCCTTGCTGATGCTGCGCCTGCGCGAAGCCTAG